In Fundulus heteroclitus isolate FHET01 chromosome 18, MU-UCD_Fhet_4.1, whole genome shotgun sequence, a single genomic region encodes these proteins:
- the mffa gene encoding mitochondrial fission factor homolog B isoform X2 → MSGAAFPSPTVEMAEINRIQYEMEYTEGISQKMRIPQNLKLSSQAHEEPGFGLQEVPPSVTMQVPERIVITGDAADHQYPRPRDLDLIQSTPLETLSLKTPPRVLTLSERPLDFLEEENQIAPDTEEVVRPQGRLRRERSASENAAVRQLTHNDSAKASLRGGSALSSTPLPDSRLALSTYESSLEGPADDMTVVDATTLRRQLIKLNRRLHHLEEENKERAKREMIMYSISVAFWLINTWVWLRR, encoded by the exons ATGAGTGGAGCAGCATTTCCATCCCCGACGGTAGAGATGGCGGAGATCAACCGGATCCAGTATGAGATGGAGTACACTGAGGGGATAAGCCAGAAGATGCGCATCCCACAGAACCTCAAGCTGTCGTCTCAAGCGCACGAAGAGCCTGGGTTTGGTTTACAGGAAGTGCCCCCCAGTGTCACCATGCAAGTGCCGGAGAGGATCGTGATTACGG GAGACGCTGCCGACCACCAATACCCGAGGCCCAGAGACCTGGACCTCATCCAGTCGACACCCCTTGAAACCCTGTCACTGAAAACTCCACCCAGAGTCCTGACCCTCAGCGAGCGACCCCTGGACTTCTTGGAAGAGGAGAACCAAATAGCTCCAGACACCGAGGAAGTG GTGCGACCCCAGGGACGCTTGCGGCGGGAGCGATCCGCCAGTGAGAACGCGGCGGTCCGTCAGCTGACCCATAACGATTCTGC CAAAGCATCACTGCGAGGGGGCTCAGCTTTGAGCTCCACCCCCCTGCCCGATTCCAG gctCGCGCTGTCGACGTACGAAAGCTCCCTGGAGGGGCCGGCCGATGACATGACGGTGGTCGACGCGACAACCCTCCGACGCCAG CTCATCAAGTTGAACCGGAGGCTGCATCACTTGGAAGAGGAGAACAAGGAGAGGGCGAAGCGAGAAATGATCATGTACTCCATCAGCGTTGCTTTCTGGCTCATTAACACGTGGGTGTGGCTGCGGCGTTAA
- the dnaaf1 gene encoding dynein assembly factor 1, axonemal, translating into MDGEVTTERPAESGNTADTSDRKGSDGSVKDGFRGGTKNSHQMRPSVREEEQAEPRMTKKFIRDHCRKNKLYSTPCLNDTLYLHLKGFSAIENLEEYTGLKCLWLQSNGLRRIENLDAQTDLRCLFLQQNLIRRLENLEPLRELCTLNVSNNYIRTIENISCLPRLSTLQIAHNKLESARDIEHLGGCLALSVLDLSHNLLQDPDILSVLEAMPELRVLNLMGNQVVRKMPNYRKTMIVRLKQLTFLDDRPVFPRDRACAEAWAQGGLQGEREEREAWETRERRRIQESLDSLARIREKALERKRLRDCQERGGGACPIQILEKCKNCIIASRLGQTGPAPTAEAFSEEDTSGTLPPPKGESVQASMQDSLAAHEDLGQCQTSKQPAAQVEHLEGDQLGEESDDEVKEKVGERPQTDVGEEEHTLVKESTEKEPPVQVWPVLPAAQRGSPHGPGPLVTELEDEEQLDIVHLPISRSLRIDELPDLEEADAGVAGWCHRQVFKPKIEDMSGGSGEETPPENRGGGVSILRPNQRSLFLMGSRNKSAMLSPDSTWLLHPEDEEDATQHPGFKSKPPSSVESCLIEELD; encoded by the exons atggATGGCGAGGTGACCACAGAGAGGCCCGCGGAAAGTGGAAACACCGCCGACACTTCTGACAGAAAAGGATCAGATGGAAGTGTGAAAGACGGATTTCGAGGAGGAACAAAGAACAGCCACCAGATGCGGCCCTCGGTGCGCGAGGAAGAGCAAGCAGAGCCGAGGATGACCAAAAAGTTCATCAGAGACCACTGCAGGAAGAACAAACTGTACTCCACTCCCTGCCTGAATGACACGCTGTATCTGCACCTGAAGGGCTTCTCCGCCATCGAGAACCTGGAGGAGTACACGGGCCTCAAGTGCCTCTGGCTGCAGAGCAACGGGCTCCGGAGGATCGAGAACCTGGACGCCCAGACTGACCTCCGCTGCCTGTTCCTTCAGCAGAACCTCATCCGCAGGCTGGAGAACCTGGAGCCTCTGCGGGAGCTCTGCACCCTCAACGTCTCCAACAACTACATCCGCACCATAGAGAACATCTCCTGCCTCCCTCGCCTCAGCACCCTGCAGATAGCCCACAACAAGCTGGAGAGCGCGCGGGACATAGAGCATCTGGGTGGGTGTCTGGCCCTCAGCGTGCTGGACCTGTCCCACAACCTCCTGCAGGACCCGGACATCCTCTCCGTGCTGGAGGCGATGCCCGAACTGCGCGTTCTGAATCTGATGGGCAACCAGGTGGTGAGGAAAATGCCCAACTACAGGAAGACCATGATCGTGCGTCTCAAGCAGCTCACCTTCCTGGATGACCGGCCCGTGTTCCCCAGGGACAGGGCGTGCGCAGAGGCGTGGGCCCAGGGGGGGCTGCAGGGGGAGCGGGAGGAGAGGGAGGCGTGGGAGacgagggagaggaggagaatCCAGGAGAGCTTGGACAGCTTGGCCAGGATTCGGGAGAAGGCCCTGGAGAGGAAACGCCTGCGAGACTGCCAAGAGAGAG ggggcggagcttg ccctattcaGATATTAGAGAAATGTAAGAACTGTATCATTGCTTCTCGTTTAGGGCAAACTGGGCCAGCCCCCACCGCAGAAGCCTTTAGTGAGGAAGACACCAGCGGGACTTTGCCGCCCCCTAAAGGAGAGTCGGTCCAAGCCTCTATGCAGGACAGCCTGGCTGCTCACGAAGATCTTGGTCAGTGTCAAACATCAAAACAGCCGGCAGCGCAGGTAGAACACCTGGAGGGAGACCAGCTCGGTGAAGAAAGTGACGATGAGGTCAAGGAGAAGGTAGGGGAGAGGCCGCAGACAGACGTGGGAGAAGAAGAGCACACGTTGGTGAAGGAGAGCACAGAGAAGGAGCCTCCTGTGCAGGTGTGGCCCGTTCTTCCAGCAGCCCAGCGTGGATCGCCACACGGTCCTGGGCCGCTGGTTACCGAGCTGGAGGATGAAGAGCAGCTGGACATCGTTCACCTCCCCATCAGCCGATCGCTGCGCATCGACGAGCTGCCCGACCTGGAGGAGGCGGACGCAGGCGTCGCCGGATGGTGCCATCGGCAGGTCTTCAAACCAAAAATAGAAGACATGTCGGGGGGCAGCGGGGAGGAGACCCCGCCGGAGAACCGGGGCGGAGGCGTCTCCATCCTCCGTCCCAATCAGAGGTCCTTGTTTCTGATGGGCAGCAGGAACAAATCAGCTATGCTCTCTCCTGACTCCACATGGCTGCTCCAtccggaggatgaggaggatgcCACCCAGCACCCAGGGTTTAAATCCAAGCCACCCTCCTCCGTAGAAAGCTGCCTGATCGAGGAGCTGGACTGA
- the mffa gene encoding mitochondrial fission factor homolog B isoform X1, translating into MSGAAFPSPTVEMAEINRIQYEMEYTEGISQKMRIPQNLKLSSQAHEEPGFGLQEVPPSVTMQVPERIVITGDAADHQYPRPRDLDLIQSTPLETLSLKTPPRVLTLSERPLDFLEEENQIAPDTEEVVRPQGRLRRERSASENAAVRQLTHNDSAAASQPPATKQSRPPLHVAEEPDVYSASGVLSFLQSTTRRAYQQVLEVLDENPRSKASLRGGSALSSTPLPDSRLALSTYESSLEGPADDMTVVDATTLRRQLIKLNRRLHHLEEENKERAKREMIMYSISVAFWLINTWVWLRR; encoded by the exons ATGAGTGGAGCAGCATTTCCATCCCCGACGGTAGAGATGGCGGAGATCAACCGGATCCAGTATGAGATGGAGTACACTGAGGGGATAAGCCAGAAGATGCGCATCCCACAGAACCTCAAGCTGTCGTCTCAAGCGCACGAAGAGCCTGGGTTTGGTTTACAGGAAGTGCCCCCCAGTGTCACCATGCAAGTGCCGGAGAGGATCGTGATTACGG GAGACGCTGCCGACCACCAATACCCGAGGCCCAGAGACCTGGACCTCATCCAGTCGACACCCCTTGAAACCCTGTCACTGAAAACTCCACCCAGAGTCCTGACCCTCAGCGAGCGACCCCTGGACTTCTTGGAAGAGGAGAACCAAATAGCTCCAGACACCGAGGAAGTG GTGCGACCCCAGGGACGCTTGCGGCGGGAGCGATCCGCCAGTGAGAACGCGGCGGTCCGTCAGCTGACCCATAACGATTCTGC TGCAGCTTCACAGCCCCCGGCCACTAAGCAGTCACGCCCTCCCCTCCACGTGGCCGAGGAGCCCGACGTGTACAGCGCTAGCGGCGTTCTATCCTTCCTCCAGTCCACTACACGTCGGGCCTACCAGCAGGTCCTGGAGGTCTTGGATGAGAACCCACGCAG CAAAGCATCACTGCGAGGGGGCTCAGCTTTGAGCTCCACCCCCCTGCCCGATTCCAG gctCGCGCTGTCGACGTACGAAAGCTCCCTGGAGGGGCCGGCCGATGACATGACGGTGGTCGACGCGACAACCCTCCGACGCCAG CTCATCAAGTTGAACCGGAGGCTGCATCACTTGGAAGAGGAGAACAAGGAGAGGGCGAAGCGAGAAATGATCATGTACTCCATCAGCGTTGCTTTCTGGCTCATTAACACGTGGGTGTGGCTGCGGCGTTAA
- the mrpl44 gene encoding 39S ribosomal protein L44, mitochondrial has translation MAARYMLTRGALNTFGLHRQLVPRSPATTQVREKKRWMKAYTHLMAKKLKLEGPPPPKPRWQQPNWDYHSEVQAFSARLHENFSLELLKTAFVNPCYLQAEQRRRQRLGLDSETTALLLEDNLQLSEKGAGLTQSFLTDWCRASFPGLPHDGVSCVVGHLTGPSVVCYVARNLGVEDLAMSAEFPVPDETLRSTFMAVVGALEGSSGAERAAFFLRDFLSTQLIGKDLFDMWPVVDPMGLLVEELTKRSLPPPEPRLIRSAGASTVLPLYFVGLYSDGKLLAQGPGETLVGAEEEAARVALRKLYGYTENRRPFDFSPQQQHQPTLLQSVGGN, from the exons atggcgGCGCGCTACATGCTAACCCGCGGCGCGCTAAACACGTTTGGTTTGCACCGCCAGCTCGTTCCCAGGAGCCCCGCGACAACGCAGGTCAGGGAGAAGAAGCGATGGATGAAAGCCTACACGCACCTCATGGCGAAGAAGCTAAAGCTGGAAGGCCCCCCGCCGCCCAAGCCACG GTGGCAGCAGCCTAACTGGGATTACCACTCCGAGGTCCAGGCTTTCAGTGCCCGTCTCCACGAGAACTTCTCCCTGGAGCTGCTCAAAACGGCCTTCGTCAATCCCTGTTACCTGCAGGCGGAGCAGCGGAGGAGGCAGCGGCTGGGCCTGGACTCGGAGACCACGGCCCTGCTCCTGGAGGATAATCTCCAGCTGAGCGAGAAGGGAGCCGGCCTGACCCAGAGCTTCCTGACCGACTGGTGCAGGGCCAGCTTCCCCGGCCTGCCGCACGACGGGGTGAGCTGCGTCGTGGGGCACCTCACCGGTCCGTCCGTCGTGTGTTACGTGGCCAGAAATCTCGGCGTGGAGGACCTCGCCATGAGCGCAGAGTTCCCCGTCCCGGACGAGACGCTGAGATCCACGTTCATGGCGGTGGTCGGAGCCCTGGAGGGAAGCAGCGGCGCCGAACGAGCTGCGTTCTTCCTCAGG GATTTCCTGTCGACTCAGCTGATAGGAAAGGACCTGTTCGACATGTGGCCCGTGGTGGATCCAATGGGCCTGCTGGTGGAGGAGCTGACCAAGAGGAGCCTTCCTCCGCCGGAGCCTCGTCTCATCCGGTCTGCTGGGGCCAGCACCGTCCTGCCGCTCTACTTTGTCGGCCTGTACAG CGACGGGAAGCTCTTGGCTCAGGGTCCGGGAGAGACGCTCGTCGGGGCCGAGGAGGAAGCGGCGCGCGTGGCTCTGCGCAAACTCTACGGCTACACCGAAAACCGCAGGCCTTTCGACTTCTCTCCGCAACAGCAGCATCAGCCGACGTTGCTTCAGTCAGTCGGTGGCAActga
- the mffa gene encoding mitochondrial fission factor homolog B isoform X3, with protein MSGAAFPSPTVEMAEINRIQYEMEYTEGISQKMRIPQNLKLSSQAHEEPGFGLQEVPPSVTMQVPERIVITGDAADHQYPRPRDLDLIQSTPLETLSLKTPPRVLTLSERPLDFLEEENQIAPDTEEVVRPQGRLRRERSASENAAVRQLTHNDSALALSTYESSLEGPADDMTVVDATTLRRQLIKLNRRLHHLEEENKERAKREMIMYSISVAFWLINTWVWLRR; from the exons ATGAGTGGAGCAGCATTTCCATCCCCGACGGTAGAGATGGCGGAGATCAACCGGATCCAGTATGAGATGGAGTACACTGAGGGGATAAGCCAGAAGATGCGCATCCCACAGAACCTCAAGCTGTCGTCTCAAGCGCACGAAGAGCCTGGGTTTGGTTTACAGGAAGTGCCCCCCAGTGTCACCATGCAAGTGCCGGAGAGGATCGTGATTACGG GAGACGCTGCCGACCACCAATACCCGAGGCCCAGAGACCTGGACCTCATCCAGTCGACACCCCTTGAAACCCTGTCACTGAAAACTCCACCCAGAGTCCTGACCCTCAGCGAGCGACCCCTGGACTTCTTGGAAGAGGAGAACCAAATAGCTCCAGACACCGAGGAAGTG GTGCGACCCCAGGGACGCTTGCGGCGGGAGCGATCCGCCAGTGAGAACGCGGCGGTCCGTCAGCTGACCCATAACGATTCTGC gctCGCGCTGTCGACGTACGAAAGCTCCCTGGAGGGGCCGGCCGATGACATGACGGTGGTCGACGCGACAACCCTCCGACGCCAG CTCATCAAGTTGAACCGGAGGCTGCATCACTTGGAAGAGGAGAACAAGGAGAGGGCGAAGCGAGAAATGATCATGTACTCCATCAGCGTTGCTTTCTGGCTCATTAACACGTGGGTGTGGCTGCGGCGTTAA